In the Agrococcus beijingensis genome, GCCAGATGTCGCCGACCTCGACGTCGTGCGCCATGAGCACGTCGCCGGCGCCGTTCAGCACCTCGACGCGGCCGGCGCGCTCGATGCGGAACGTCTTGTCGTGCGAGCCGTACTCCTCGGCCTTCTGCGCCATCAGGCCGACGTTCGGCACCGAGCCCATGGTGGTCGGGTCGAAGGCGCCGTTGGCCTGGCAGTCCTCGATGACGACCTGGTAGATGCCGGCGTACGAGGAGTCGGGGATGACCGCGAGCGTGTCGGCCTCCTCGCCGTCGGGGCCCCACATGTGGCCCGACTGGCGGATCATCGCGGGCATGGATGCGTCGACGATGACGTCGGAGGGCACGTGCAGGTTCGTGATCCCGCGGTCGGAGTTGACCATGGCGAGTCGCGGGCCGTCGGCGATGCCGTCCTCGATCGCCTTGCGCACGCCGGCCGCGGTCGACTCGTCGAGCTCGGAGAGGCCGGAGAGGATCGAGGCGAGCCCGTTCTCGGGGGAGAGGCCGGCCTCGTCGAGCTGGGCGCCGTACTGCTCGAACACGGCGGGCAGGAACGCGCGCACGACGTGACCGAAGATGATCGGGTCGGAGACCTTCATCATCGTCGCCTTGAGGTGGGCGGAGAAGAGCACGTGCTCGTCGCGGGCGCGCTTGACCTGCTCGAGCAGGAACGCGTCGAGCGCCTTCGCCGACATGTAGGTGGCGTCGACGATCTCGCCGGCGAGCACCTTCAGGCCGTCCTTGAGCACGGTGGTCTCGCCGTCGGCGCCGACCAGGCGGATCTGCAGCACGTCGTCGGCGGGCAGCGTGACCGACTGCTCGTTGGCGCGGAAGTCGCCGGCGCTCATCGTCGCGACCGCGGTCTTCGAGTCGGCGGTCCAGGCGCCCATCGAGTGCGGGTGCTTGCGGGCGTACTCCTTCACCGAGCGCGGCGCGCGGCGGTCGGAGTTGCCCTCGCGGAGCACCGGGTTGACGGCGGATCCCTTGATGGCGTCGTAGCGGGCGCGCACCTCGCGGTCGTCATCGCTCTCGACCTCGTCGGGGTAGTCGGGCAGCGCGATGCCCTTGGCCTGCAGCTCCTCGACGGCCGCCTTCAGCTGCGGCACCGATGCCGAGATGTTCGGCAGCTTGATGATGTTGGCCTCGGGCGTCTTGGCGAGGTCGCCGAGCTCTGCCAGGGCGTCGGCCTCCTGCTGGTCGGCGGGCAGCCGGTCGGCGAAGGCGGCGACGATGCGGCCGGCCAGCGAGATGTCGCGGCGCTCGACCTCGACGTCGGCGGCGGCGGCGAACGCCTCGACGATCGGCAGGAGCGAATGCGTCGCGAGCATCGGCGCCTCGTCGGTGTACGTGTAGATGATCTTGGCCATGCGGCTCGAACCCCTCGCGGTCTCGGATGGACGGCGGCCGCGAGTGCGTGCGCGAACCGCGCCGTGCCTGCCTAACCTACCGCGAGCCCGCGCGTGCGCCGCGCGCCGGGGAGGTCGAGGGCGGATGCGTCGATAGGGTTCCAGCCGTGCGTCGCGTGTGGGCCGGGTTCGGCCAGGCAGTGGAGTCCGCCGCCATCGCGGTGGTCGGGCTCGTGCTGTGCGCCCTCGTGCTGCTGGCCGTCTGGGGCATCGACCAGGACTTCGCCGGCGACCCGCTGCTGCAGTGGCGGGTGGCGGTCGACGCCTGGATGCTCGGGCACGGCGTCGACCTGCGCGTCGAGCTGGGCAGCGATGCCGTGATCGCGCTCGGCCTCGAGGCCGCCAGCCGTCCCTTCGTGATCACGCTCGGGGCCTGGGGCATCGGCCTGCTCACCTTCTGGCTGCACTGGCGCTCCGGCAGCCGCGTCGCCGAGCTGCCCACGATCGACGCCGCCGTCGCGACGGTCTGCGGCGCCGTCGCCACCGGGCTCGTCGGCCTGCTGGCGGCCGTCAGCGCGCAGCACCCGAACGCATCCCCCGATCTCGTGCAGGCGTTCGCGCTCCCCGCGCTCGTCGCCCTGCTGGGCATGACGTCGGCGATCCTGCGCGTGCACGGCCACGCGTGGCTGCACCTGGCGGCGCGCGCGCTGACGGTCGAGTCGCGCTGGCTGCGCCCGATCCGCGCGGCGCTGCGCACCGGCCTCGGCGGCGCGGTCGCCGTGCTGGGCGTCGGCGGCCTGATCGTCGGGCTCGGCCTGCTCGTGCGCTTCACCGACGGGCTGCTGCTCATGGAGTCGCTCGAGGTCACGCACCTGGGCGTCGTCGTGCTGTTCCTGCTGCAGCTCGCGCTCGCGCCCGTCGCGGTCGTCTGGGCGGCGTCGTGGGCGATCGGCCCCGGCTTCATGCTCGGCGCCGGCTCGAGCGTCTCGCCGCTCGGCACCGACCTCGGGCCAGTGCCGGCGCTGCCGCTGCTCGCCGCCATCGACCCCGCCGCGGCGCCGTGGATGCTGATCGTCGTGGCGCTGCCGGTGCTCGCCGCGGTGGTCGTCGGCGCCTTCGCGCGGCAGACGATCCTGGCCGGCACGACCGACGAGCCCGTGCACTGGTGGGAGCTCGCGATCGCGGGCGTCGGCGGCGGCGTGCTGGCCGGTGCGCTGCTGGGCGTCGCCGCGATGCTGGCCTCCGGCGCCATGGGGCCCGGCCGCCTCGACGAGGCCGGCCCCGACGCGGTGCTGGTGGCCGCCTGGGGCGCGCTCGAGGTGGCCGTGGGCCTCGTGATCGGGCTCACGGCCGGCGGTCGCGGCGCCGGAGAGCTCGCCGGGGTCGCGTCGCCGCTGGCTGCCGAGGGCGAGGGGTCGTCGATGCGCGACTTCTTCGGGCTGGGCGCGAGCCGCGAGGCAGGCGCTGACGCGGACGACGAGGGGGCGGATGCGTCGGGTCGCGTCCTCGACGCCGACCACCCGACCGAGGCGGTGGCGCCGCTGCCGGGCGAGCAGCCGACCGAGGCGGTGGCGCCGCTGCCGGGCGAGCAGCCGACCGAGGCGGTCGACCCGCTGCCGGGCGGGACGGCACCGGTCGTGACGGTCTCGGCGGAGGATCGCACCATCACGCAGGCTGTCGACCCGCTGCCGGCCGCGGCCGGCGATGCGGCTGCCGGCGACCCCGACGCGAGCGACGACCAGGCCGAGCCGGCGAGCGTGGGCGAGCCGACGCATCCGACCCCGGACGACCCGGAACGCACGCAGAAGTAGGATGGACGGCGTGCTGCGCCTCGTCGTCCTCGTCTCCGGCAGCGGCACCAACTTCGCCGATCTGCTCCAGCGCACGACGGCGGGGCTCGTGCCTGCCGAGATCGTCGCCGTCGGCGCCGACCGCGACTGCGGCGGCATCGACACGGCGGCGGCCGCCGGCATCCACACCTTCGTCGAGCCCTTCGCGGCGCCCCGCGAGGCCTGGTCGGAGCGCATCGCCGACCGCATCGCCGAGCACCGGCCCGACCTCGTCGTGCTCTCGGGCTTCATGCGGCTGCTCTCCGCCGGCGCCGTTGCGCGCTTCGAGCCCGCGATCCTCAACACGCACCCGGCCTACCTGCCGGAGTTCCCCGGCGCCCACGGGGTGCGCGACGCCATCGCCGGCGGCGCGACCCAGACGGGCGCGAGCGTCATCATCGTCGACAGCGGCGTCGACACCGGGCCGATCCTCGCGCAGCGGCGCGTGCCGATCCTGCACGACGACACCGAGGCGACCCTCCACGACCGCATCAAGGTCGTCGAGCGCGAGCTGCTGGCGAGCGTCATCACGCGCATCGCCGACGGCAGCCTCGACCTCGCAGACCCGGGCCGCCCGCCCGTGCCCCAGCGCCCGGCGATCGCCGATGCAGCCCCGACCGACCCGACAGCGTAAGGAACCCCAGTGAGCGGACCCCAGCACGACCCGAGCCTCTACCGCGACCGCGACCAGGTGTCCTTCAGGCGCGCGCTGCTCTCGGTGAGCGACAAGTCGGGCATCGTCGAGCTCGGCCGGGCGCTCGCGGCCGCCGGCGTCGAGCTCGTGTCGACCGGCTCGACCGCGAAGATGCTGGCGGATGCGGGCCTGGCGGTCACCGAGGTCGCCTCCGTCACGGGGTTCCAGGAGGCGCTCGACGGCCGCGTGAAGACGCTGCACCCGGCGATCCACGCGGGCCTGCTGGCCGATCTGCGGCTCGAGCACCACGAGGCGCAGCTGGCCGAGCTCGGCATCGCGCCCTTCGAGCTCGTGGTCGTCAACCTCTACCCGTTCGTCGAGACGGTGCGCTCCGGCGCCGCCGACGCCGACGTGGTCGAGCAGATCGACATCGGCGGCCCCGCGATGGTGCGCGCCTCGGCGAAGAACCACGCGAACGTGGCCATCGTCACCGACCCGCGCATCTACCCGCTGATCGCGAAGGCCGCGGGCTCGGGGCTGACGCTCATGCAGCGCCGGGCGCTCGCGCGCGACGCGTTCGCGCACACCGCCGCCTACGACCGCGCCGTCGCGCGCTGGTTCGCGGGCGAGCCGGTCGACGAGGTGCCGGTCGCGGCGCCCGCTGCCGCGCCGGTGCGCGCGCAGGCTGCGGCGCAGCCTGCAGCGCACTCCAGCGCACAGCCCGCCACGGTCGTCTGGGAGCGGCTGTTCCTCCACCCGGTCACCGGCCTGCCGATCACGGTCGACACCTACCAGCCCAACCGCGCGCAACGCCGTCTGCTGCGCGCCCGCGACGGCCACTGCCGCTGGCCCGGCTGCGCCAACCCCGTCTCCCGCGCCGACGTCGACCACACGAAGGACTTCGCGAAGGGCGGCATGACCACCCTGTCGAATCTCGCGCACCTGTGCCGACGCCACCACACGATGAAGCACGCCACCCGCTGGACCGTCCGGCAGCTGCCCGACGGGGTACTCGAATGGACCAGCCCGCTCGGCGACATCCACCGCGACGAACCCGAACCGCAGGGCCCACGCTTCGCCGACACGCCCGCCTGGGACCCGCGGGAGAGCTCCTGGGAGATCCCGATCGGCATCGTCGCCCCACCCGGCCCCGACGAACCACCCTGGGTCTACGGCAAGACCTGGGCAGCCTGGGCACCACCGGACGCGCCGCCGGAAGGACCAGCACCAGCCGCGTGAAGGGCCGGACGGCAGGGGGTCGATCGCCACGCAGCCCCCGCAACGTCCCCGGACATCCATCGAGCGTGCGGCGCCGCCAGCATCGGTCGCGGCGCACGGCTGGTCGACGCATGCACTCCGCCGGTCACGCCACAGGGGAGTAGACTGGAGCCAATCAGACAACCTTGAAGCCCGTCCCGTGAGGCGGAGAAGGGAGTCCTCTTGACTCAGCCCGGAACCGGTGTGGGCGGCACGACCGCGCGCACCGTGCTCGGCGCCGACGAGATCGCCAGGGCCCTCACGCGCATCGCGCACGAGATCCTCGAGGCCAATCAGGGGCCCGACGACCTCGTCCTGCTCGGCATCCCGACGCGGGGCGTGCACCTCGCGCAGCGCCTCGCCGATCGCCTCGGCGACATCGCCGGCATCGACTTCGGCCCGCGCGTCGGCGCCCTCGACGTCACCATGCACCGCGACGACCTCCGCGGCCGGCCCACGCGCGCATCGCAGCCCACGCGCATCCCCGCCGACGGCGTCGACGGCAAGACCGTCGTGCTCGTCGACGACGTGCTCTACTCCGGCCGCACCATCCGCGCCGCCCTGGATGCGCTCGCCGACCTCGGCCGCCCGCGGGC is a window encoding:
- a CDS encoding NADP-dependent isocitrate dehydrogenase — its product is MAKIIYTYTDEAPMLATHSLLPIVEAFAAAADVEVERRDISLAGRIVAAFADRLPADQQEADALAELGDLAKTPEANIIKLPNISASVPQLKAAVEELQAKGIALPDYPDEVESDDDREVRARYDAIKGSAVNPVLREGNSDRRAPRSVKEYARKHPHSMGAWTADSKTAVATMSAGDFRANEQSVTLPADDVLQIRLVGADGETTVLKDGLKVLAGEIVDATYMSAKALDAFLLEQVKRARDEHVLFSAHLKATMMKVSDPIIFGHVVRAFLPAVFEQYGAQLDEAGLSPENGLASILSGLSELDESTAAGVRKAIEDGIADGPRLAMVNSDRGITNLHVPSDVIVDASMPAMIRQSGHMWGPDGEEADTLAVIPDSSYAGIYQVVIEDCQANGAFDPTTMGSVPNVGLMAQKAEEYGSHDKTFRIERAGRVEVLNGAGDVLMAHDVEVGDIWRACQTKDVPVRDWVKLAVTRARASSTPAVFWLDKARAHDAELIKKVEEELAGHDTEGLQITILSPVEATKLSIERIRRGEDTISVTGNVLRDYNTDLFPILELGTSAKMLSVVPLLNGGGLFETGAGGSAPKHVQQLVEENHLRWDSLGEFMALAESFRHLSESTGNARAGVLAETLDAATGSFLNENKSPSRKVGEIDNRGSHFWLARYWAEELAAQTDDADLAQTFGPVAEQLVAQTETIERELLDVQGSPVELGGYYRIDNELADAAMRPSASLNAILAHLRP
- a CDS encoding DUF6350 family protein; the encoded protein is MRRVWAGFGQAVESAAIAVVGLVLCALVLLAVWGIDQDFAGDPLLQWRVAVDAWMLGHGVDLRVELGSDAVIALGLEAASRPFVITLGAWGIGLLTFWLHWRSGSRVAELPTIDAAVATVCGAVATGLVGLLAAVSAQHPNASPDLVQAFALPALVALLGMTSAILRVHGHAWLHLAARALTVESRWLRPIRAALRTGLGGAVAVLGVGGLIVGLGLLVRFTDGLLLMESLEVTHLGVVVLFLLQLALAPVAVVWAASWAIGPGFMLGAGSSVSPLGTDLGPVPALPLLAAIDPAAAPWMLIVVALPVLAAVVVGAFARQTILAGTTDEPVHWWELAIAGVGGGVLAGALLGVAAMLASGAMGPGRLDEAGPDAVLVAAWGALEVAVGLVIGLTAGGRGAGELAGVASPLAAEGEGSSMRDFFGLGASREAGADADDEGADASGRVLDADHPTEAVAPLPGEQPTEAVAPLPGEQPTEAVDPLPGGTAPVVTVSAEDRTITQAVDPLPAAAGDAAAGDPDASDDQAEPASVGEPTHPTPDDPERTQK
- the purN gene encoding phosphoribosylglycinamide formyltransferase, translated to MLRLVVLVSGSGTNFADLLQRTTAGLVPAEIVAVGADRDCGGIDTAAAAGIHTFVEPFAAPREAWSERIADRIAEHRPDLVVLSGFMRLLSAGAVARFEPAILNTHPAYLPEFPGAHGVRDAIAGGATQTGASVIIVDSGVDTGPILAQRRVPILHDDTEATLHDRIKVVERELLASVITRIADGSLDLADPGRPPVPQRPAIADAAPTDPTA
- a CDS encoding HNH endonuclease signature motif containing protein, with protein sequence MPVAAPAAAPVRAQAAAQPAAHSSAQPATVVWERLFLHPVTGLPITVDTYQPNRAQRRLLRARDGHCRWPGCANPVSRADVDHTKDFAKGGMTTLSNLAHLCRRHHTMKHATRWTVRQLPDGVLEWTSPLGDIHRDEPEPQGPRFADTPAWDPRESSWEIPIGIVAPPGPDEPPWVYGKTWAAWAPPDAPPEGPAPAA
- the pyrR gene encoding bifunctional pyr operon transcriptional regulator/uracil phosphoribosyltransferase PyrR → MTQPGTGVGGTTARTVLGADEIARALTRIAHEILEANQGPDDLVLLGIPTRGVHLAQRLADRLGDIAGIDFGPRVGALDVTMHRDDLRGRPTRASQPTRIPADGVDGKTVVLVDDVLYSGRTIRAALDALADLGRPRAVRLAVLVDRGHRELPIRADSVGKNLPSARSEHVSILLDEVDGRDAVTIEDRAQGTPAEGGTA